A stretch of Methanobrevibacter sp. DNA encodes these proteins:
- a CDS encoding helix-turn-helix domain-containing protein, with product MINELEICPIENTVKLLNRKWTILLIRDMFSGKKHFLEFKENKPDLSNNVLSDTLKSMEKNKLVLKKVSNNSTEYHLTERGLKLNKVLYELAVFGLDEMECGDERDLEIINMFKDYYANLLNLSD from the coding sequence ATGATTAATGAATTGGAAATATGTCCCATTGAAAATACTGTGAAGTTACTTAACCGCAAATGGACAATATTACTAATAAGGGACATGTTTTCGGGAAAAAAACATTTTTTAGAGTTTAAAGAAAATAAACCTGACCTATCCAATAATGTATTATCAGATACTCTAAAATCAATGGAAAAAAATAAGCTCGTTTTAAAGAAAGTTTCAAATAATTCCACCGAATACCATTTGACTGAAAGAGGCTTGAAATTAAACAAAGTCCTGTATGAACTGGCAGTCTTCGGATTGGATGAAATGGAATGTGGCGATGAGAGAGATTTGGAAATAATCAACATGTTTAAAGACTATTATGCAAATTTACTGAATTTGAGTGATTGA